GCAACTCATCCGTTGCCACATCGGATAATGAGCCGACACTTGACTTTGATAAGGACTATTTCTCCTCATCGCTGTTCATAGGCGACAGTATCTCCACAGGCTTAAGTCTTTACGGCTTCCTCGATCAGCAAAACGTATTCGCCCAGCAGGGTCTTGCACCCTCTACGGCGCTTGACGCTGATATTGACGGAGTGACGCTTTCGGATAAGATTGCTTCATTCAAGCCTAAAAAGATATTCGTAATGCTCGGCACGAACAGCGTTGGCTACGCCGATAACGAAACGCTTGCAGGCAATATGAAGGAGCTTGTGGAAAAGATCTCGGCTCTTACAAAGGCTAAGATTTACGTTGTATCCATTCCGCCCGTAACACAGGAAGCAGAGAAGTCGGACGAGAACGCGCTTACCCTTAAGGCCATCACCGATTATAATACAAAACTCAAATCTGCAATTTCAGGCACTTCGGCAACATTCATCGACCTTAACAGCATCCTTTCAGACAAGGACGGATATTTCAATGCCGATTATGCCGAAATGGACGGTATTCACTTTATGGGAAAAACTTACGAGGTAATGCTCAGCTACCTGCAGAAGCATTCTTCGTAAATATCAAAAGGGGCAATATATTAGAATGAAACATATAGCTGATTGTAAAACAATAGCAATATCGTTAATCTGTATATTATCAATAGTTCTTTGCAGCTGTTCGGACGTAACGGTGTCGCAGGATAGTTCGTTGTCAAAAAATGACGCAACAACCCCTGTAAAAACATCGTTAACCGACACCAAATCATCAACTGTAGCGACAACCGTTAAAATCGTAACTACATCGGCTACTACAGCCGTTACAACGACCGAAACGACACCGCCTGAAACTACAGCTGTAGCAACAGAGCCAAAGCCAGCTCCGACCGATCCGCCAAAAACCTCTGAAACCGCTCCACAAGCCAAACCGACAGCGTCAACAGACTTCGATACCTCATTTTTTGACGATGCGCTGTTCATAGGCGACAGCATTACCACCGGTCTTTACCTTTACGGTTATCTTGACGAGTCCCTTGTCTACGCAAAGCTCGGGCTTGCCCCCTCAACCGCATTGGAAAGCGAAATAGACGGTGTAACCATAAACAGTAAAATAAAGGCAAATAATCCCAAAAAGATATATATTATGCTCGGCACGAACAGCGTTGGCTATTCAGACGGCAATTACCTTGCAAATTGTATGGGCGAACTTGTACAACATATTTCACAAATCACAAAAGCAAAGGTATACGTTCTGTCTATCCCGCCGATAACATATTATGCCGAGGCAGACAATGACAACGCACTTACAACATCTGCGATAAACGAGTATAATACCGCATTAAAAAGCGTAATCAAAGGCACAAAGGCAAAATTTCTCGACCTTCATTCTGTGCTGACCGCTCCCGACGGATATTATTACGAGGAATATCACGAGATGGACGGAATTCACTTTATGGGTTCAACGTATCAGGTTATGCTAAGTTTCCTTGAGAAACATTCTTAATATAAATGTGCATAAAAGAAAGGAATAATGAACAATGAAAAGCAGTATCACAAAGAGAATAATGGCAGGAATTGTCTGCGCTATGGTCGCAGTTTCAATATGCGGATGCTCCGAAAAACCCGCTCAGTCATCGGCTTCGGAAAGCTCCGTCACATCCGATGCAGGCTCGGTTTCCGAGAGCGTTTCCGAGGCTTCTGACAGCAGTACGGCGACCGGTACAGCCGCCGAAATCACAGCTAAGATACAGGAAGATGTCAAGTTTCCAGGTATGGCTGAAATAGGCGCAGACCGCATGGCAGGCTACTATGACGTTGCCGCCGACAAGATAGACAGCTACAGCGCCTATATCTGCGGCTCGGGCGCTTATCCCGATGAGATAGCGGTTTTCAAGATGAAGTCCGCCGACGATGTAAATGCCGTAAAATCGGTTCTCGAAAAGCGTGTAGAGAGCCAGAGTACCGCATTCAAGGACTATACGCCTGATGAAATGTACAAGATAGACGGCAACAACGTAGTTACAAGCGGTAACTATGTAGCACTTATCATCTGTGCCGACAACGCAAAGGCTATCGAAGATTTCAAGGCAATGGCTAAGTAAATCAGTAAAATGAAAGGAGAACCGTATGGCTATAGAGTGTCTTGTTATAACGTTTATACTTGGGGCTATAGTGTTCTCGTTCGCCAGAGCCGACAGAATCCGCTGGGTCATAGCGACCGTTCCGCTTGGGATACTGCCGCTTGCCAACTGCGTGTCCTGCTTTGTCTGTACTGCGTTTTTAGGGTGCGAACTGCCTAAGAATATCGCTGCGGTGATACTTCTTCTTGCAGTGATGGCATCGTGCGTGTGGATAGGCATAGCGTCGGGTTTTCTGCGTACAAACCGTATGCGGATACCTTATATATGCGTTGGCATCGGCTTCAATGTGGTTCTTGGGCTTATTCTACTGAATTTCTATATCGGATTGTTGTAATCCGGCTATGAAACGGAGATTCACAGCTATAAACAAATACCGCACCGCCGTAAATTTCTACGGCGGTATTTTTATCTTTACGTTATATCCGCATCCGTCAATCGTCAATAGACAAATTGTATAAAAATGAACTCGGATTTTTAGTTACTTATTCCTAAAAGACATATTGACAAATCGGAGATAACACTATATAATATTAAATGTATTTCGCTCACCACTACATATTGTGGTTTTACGACTAAAGCTTAAACGAGAGGGAGAAATTAATGCTGACTAAAATTCAAAAGAGGGACGGACGTACAGTACCGTTCAACATTGAGAAGATAGCCGATGCTATATATAAGGCGGCGAGAGCTGTCGGTGGCAACGATTATCAGGAAGCCGGTGAAATGGCTGAAAAGGTTTGCGATTATCTTGAAGCAAACGTAAATAAGACAGGGGAGCTTCCCACTGTAGAAGAGGTTCAGGACGCTGTAGAAAAGGTGCTTGTAGAAAGCGGCCACGCAAAGACTGCCAAGGCTTATATCCTTTACAGAGCCGACAGAACAAGGGTAAGAGAAATGAACACCAGCCTTATGAAGATATATGAGGATCTTACATTCAAGGCTGCAAGAGATTGCGATATTAAGCGTGAAAACGCCAATATTGACGGAGATACCGCAATGGGCACAATGCTCAAATACGGCTCTGAGGGTGCAAAGCAGTTCAACGAGATGTATGTTCTTGCTCCCGAACATTCAAAGGCGCACAGGGACGGCGATATTCATATCCACGACCTTGACTTTTTAACGCTTACCACGACCTGCTGTCAGATTGACCTTATCAAGCTGTTCAAGAACGGCTTCTCGACAGGTCACGGCTTCCTCAGAGAGCCTAACGAAATCAGCAGCTATTCTGCGCTTGCCTGCATTGCTATCCAGTCAAACCAGAACGATCAGCACGGCGGACAGTCTATCCCCAACTTTGACTATTCTATGGCTGACGGCGTAAGAAAGACATATAAGCACCGCTATGCTCAGAATATCGTAAGAGGACTTGAGCTTATAGGCGGCATTGATGACCTTGCAACAGCGGAAGCCGATGTAAAGGCATATACAAAGAAGCTCGAAGAAGAAAAACAGCTTTGTCCTGTTCTCGCTAACGATAACGGCTATCAGGACGCAGAGCGTGAATGCCTCAGGGAGATTTGCCCCGATATCAGCGATGAAATAATCGACAAGATACAGAAATTTGCACTGAAGCAGGCTGAAGTGGAAACCGACAGAGCCACATATCAGGCTATGGAGGCACTTGTACACAACCTCAACACAATGAACAGCCGTGCAGGCGCACAGATACCGTTCTCATCCATAAACTACGGTACAGACACCTCTCCCGAAGGCAGAATGGTAATAAAGAACGTTCTGCTTGCTACCGAGGCAGGTCTTGGCAACGGCGAAACACCAATCTTCCCGATACATATCTTCAAGGTAAAGGACGGTCTTAACTATAACGAGGGCGATCCTAACTACGATCTGTTCAAGCTGGCTTGCAGAGTATCGGCTAAAAGACTGTTCCCGAACTTCTCATTTATCGACGCTCCCTACAACCTTCAGTATTACAAGCCCGGCGACTATAATACGGAAATCGCATATATGGGATGCCGTACCCGTGTAATAGGCAATGTTTACGATCCCACAAGAGAAATAGTAACAGGACGAGGAAACCTTTCGTTCACATCTATAAATCTGCCCAGACTCGGCATACTTGCAGGCGGAGATATTGTAAAGTTCTTTGAGATGCTCGAGGACAGAATGAATCTTGTCGTAGATCAGCTTCTCTACAGATTCAAGATACAGTCGCAAAAGAAAGTAAAGAACTATCCGTTCCTTATGGGACAGGGAATATGGATCGACTCAGAAAAGCTCAACCCCAACGATACTATCGGAGAGGTATTAAAGCACGGTACGCTTTCTGTAGGCTTTATAGGTCTTGCTGAATGCCTTAAGGCTCTTATCGGCGTTCATCACGGCGAAAGCAAGGAGGCACAGGAGCTCGGTCTGCGTATTATAGGCAGAATGAGAGCAAGAATGGACGAAGAAAGCAAGAAGACCGGTCTTAACTTCTCGCTCCTCGCAACACCCGCAGAAGGTCTTTCGGGAAGATTTGTAAAGATCGACCGCAAGAAGTTCGGCAAAATCGAGGGCGTAACAGACAGAGAATACTACACGAACTCATTCCATATACCTGTTTACTTCCCCATCAACGCATTCAGAAAAATCAAGCTGGAAGCGCCTTATCACGCACTCACAAACGCAGGTCATATCAGCTATGTAGAGCTTGACGGCGACCCGCTTCAGAACCTTGAGGCATTTGAGCAGATTATCAGATGCATGAAGGAATCGGGTATCGGCTACGGCTCGATAAACCACCCCGTAGACAGAGATCCCTGCTGCGGATATACTGGTATAATCGGTGACGTATGCCCCAAGTGCGGAAGAAGCGATCACGGCGACAACACAAGATTTGAGCGTATCCGCCGTATAACAGGCTATCTTGTAGGCACTGTTGACCGATTCAACAACGGCAAGAGAGCCGAAGAAAGAGATAGAGTAAAGCACAGCGTTTCTGCCGATGACGCAGAAATCTGACGATTTATAAAGACTGCGAAAGAATCCGGCACATCCTGCCGGATTTTTTGCGTTCAGGGCTTGAAATCGGCGGCGGTTTAGTATATACTATCCATAAGCCGAGCCGTAAGGACTGTGTGAAAGCAAAAACAGAAAAGAGGTATTTCTATGGGCGAATATGGCAAAAGAGCCGAGCAACTGTTTATGGAAGGGTATAACTGCTCACAGGCGGTATTGCTCAGCTATTCGGATATAACGGGGCTTGACGATAAGACGGCGGCTATGCTTGCATCGGGCTTCGGCGGCGGTATGGGACGTATGCGTGAGGTATGCGGCGCTGTAAGCGGAATGTTCATCGTACTGGGCATAGTGGCAGGCTACAGCGATCCTTCGGACGCACAGGGCAAGAAATCCACCTATGCCGCAATACAGGAGCTTGCTTCACGCTTCAGAAAAGAAAACGGCAGTATAATCTGCAAGGAGCTTCTCGGACTGTCAAAGCCCGAAGGCACATATATACCCGCAGAAAGAACGAATGAGTATTATAAAAAACGGCCTTGTCCGAAAATCGTCTGTATGGCGGCTGATATACTTGAAGAATATCTTGATGAACACGGTTATCTGACCGGGAAAGGAATCTGACATGATCGCACTTATTACGGGCGCAAGCTCGGGAATCGGAAAAGAAATAGCGAAAAACCTTGCTACAAGAGGGGTAAATCTTATACTTGTCGCAAGAAGAACAGAGCGTCTGCTGGCGCTCAAGGAAGAAATCGTATACAACTGTCCCGAAATAAAGGTCAAGACAATTACAGCCGACCTTTCAAAAGAGGAACAGTGCTTCGGGCTTTACAACAAGGTAAAGGATTATAAAATTGATTTTCTCTTTAACAATGCGGGATTCGGTCTGTACGGTCCGTTCCTTGAAACAGATCTTAAAGACGAGCTTTCGATGATAAACGTCAATATAAAGGCTGTTCATATTCTGACAAAGCTGTTCCTGCGTGATTTTGCCGCAAGAAACAGCGGATATATCCTTAACACTGCGTCTGTTGCAGGCTTTATGGCAGGACCTCTGCTTGCGACATACTATGCGACAAAAAACTATGTCGTACAGCTTACCAAGGCGGTTTACGAGGAACTGAGAAGCACAGGCAGCAGGGTAGTGATAAGCGCGCTTTGCCCCGGACCTGTAGATACCGAATTCAACAGCGTTGCAGGCGTAAAGAGCTTCGGAATACCGAGCGAGAACGAGGCTTATGTTGCGGACTATGCTATCGAGCGTCTTTTATGCGGCGATCTGCTGATAATCCCCGGCGTTACCACCAAGGCGGCTGCGGCAGGCTCAAGATTTGCTCCGACAAAATTCCTTCTCAGAACGGTAAGAACGTTACAGGAGCAGAAGAACAAATAAAGATATAATGTGAGGAACTATGGCGTATACTACAGATTTCGAGAAACTGAAAAAACAGCTGAATTTTAAACCAGACCCGACAAGACCTGTTTCAAAGCAGGCGAGCAAAAACACAAAAATGCTTTTTGAATACCTTAAAAGCATTTACGGCAAAAAACATCTGGCAGGTCAGCAGTATCTGCAAAGCGAAGAAGTCGAGGATCTTGTGTACTATCATCTGACGGGAAAGCTCCCTGCCGTGAGAGGATATGACTTTATGGGGGTAAGCTCCTGCAAGAAAACGGACGATCAGGTAGACAGGGCGATAAAATGGGCTACTCAGTGCGGCGGCATTGTCACAATGTGCTGGCACTGGTACGCTCCGAACGATATGGACGATTATTCCAAAGGCTCATCGTTCTACTACAAGACGACAAGCTACGATCACAAGACCTGCTTCGATTTATGCAAGGGCGTAACCGAAGGTACTGCGGAATATGAATTTATTATCCGTGAGATTGATATGGTGTCAGCCGAGCTTAAGCGTATGGCACAGCTTGATATACCAGTGCTGTGGCGGCCTCTGCACGAGGCAAACGGCAACTGGTTCTGGTGGGGAAACCACGATGAACAGCACCGTGAAGCGTATAAGAAGCTGTGGTATATGATTTTTGACCGTATGGAAAATTATCACAAGCTGACCAATCTTATATGGGTATGGAACGGTCAGGACAAGTGTATGGAGGTAAGCCCGGACACGTTTGACATCTGCGGAGATGATATTTATTCGGTAAAGGAATACGATCATTCTTCCCAGAAGCAGAGATTTGAATATATGACCGAGCTTGCACACGGCAAGATGATAACCTTGTCCGAATGCGGTTATATCCCCGATCCAGATGAGATGAAAAAGGACAACGCCATGTGGCTGTGGTGGCTCCCGTGGTGGGGCGAGTTTGTCTACAAGAGGGAAGGGTACAAGCCTGTTTTCGACAAAGACGGCTACACTGTGATAAACAAAAAATATATGACAGAGGACTTTATGAAGCGTGTTATGGCTCATCCCGATGTCATAATGCGTGAGGATCTGCCGTGGTACGACAAGGATAAGCACAAGCTCCCCGATGCGCTTTCTGCAAATCTTGAGAGGATAAAAAGCAAATGAGAAAATCACTCGTTGTATTAATAGCCGTAATCATTGCCGCAATGCTCTGCGGCTGTGCCGATGATGTTTCGTCCTCTGTACAGCAGGAGGACAGTTCCTCCCGTTCGTCTACAAAATGGACGGTAACTAAGGTGGCTGACGATGATATTTCCTGCGAGGGTCTTGTACTCACAGCGCTTAACAGCGGCGATTTTCCCGAAATGGTAAAAGCAACGGACAGCACACTGCTTGATACGATAATGGATTTCAGCAAATACGGTATCACAGATTACTGCGTATATCAGCAGGCGATAAGCGTTGAGCTGTCGGAGATAATTGCTGTGCGTGCAGATGACACAGACGGCGTGAAAGCCGCACTGCAAAGCAGGAAAGACAGCCTGATAAAGCAGTTCGGGACATATCCAGAACAGGAAAAAATCGTAAGCAGTACGGTGGTATTCCAAAAGGGCGATCTGTGCTTTCTTATAGCTTCGGAAGAGCCTGAGAAGGCAGAGAAAGCAATATCGGACAAAATCAGCGCAAACTCTGTTGATTCGGGGAATTAAAAAAAGACGGCCTGAAGCAAAGTAAAAAGCAGAAATATATAATGACCGCAGTTTTCTGCGGTTGCTTTTTTTCGCCTCACTACTTGAAAAGCCGACAGAAAAATGCTATAATTGTAAAGGTTTATCGTCAGACGCTTATGTCTGTCGGTTGGAAATAAACGGGTAGAACCGTAGGAAAGGTATAGATTTTATGTTAGACACAATGAAAGGTCTTAAGCGCACACATTATTGCGGCGAGGTCGAGGGTATCGGCAGTACCGTTACCGTTGCGGGATTTGTACAGAGAGTAAGAGATAAGGGCAGCCTTATGTTCGTTGACCTGCGTGACCGCACAGGCATTGTTCAGCTTGTATTTGATGATACAACAGAGCCTGCCGTATTTGAAAAGGCAAAGCAGATAAAGAGCGAATATGTGCTTATGGCGCAGGGACTTCTGCGTGAAAGAGAGAGCAAGAACAACGATATAAAGACAGGCAACGTTGAAATTCTCGTTACCGACCTTCGTATACTTTCGATGGCTCAGACAACACCGTTTGAGATAGTAAACGATACAAAGACAAACGAGGAGCTTCGTCTTAAGTACAGATACCTCGATCTTCGCAGAAAGAAGCTGCAGGATAACCTTATAATGCGTCACAGGATTGCAAAGACAGCCCGTGAATATTTCTACGATAACGGATTCCTTGAAATAGAAACACCTATGATGATGAAATCAACTCCTGAGGGAGCAAGAGATTATCTTGTACCGTCAAGAGTTCACGAGGGCAAGTTCTATGCGCTTCCGCAGTCGCCCCAGATATACAAGCAGTTACTTATGATTTCTGGCTTTGACCGCTATATTCAGCTTGCGAGATGCTTCAGAGATGAGGACCTTCGTGCTGACAGACAGCCCGAATTTACGCAGATAGACCTTGAAATGTCATTTATGGACGTTGACGAAATACTTGAGCTTACAGAGGGCTTCATCAAAAAGCTGATGAAGGATGTGCTTGATGTTGATATTACAACTCCGCTCCCCAGACTGACATATAACGACGCTATGTCACGTTACGGCTCGGATAAGCCCGATACACGCTTCGGTATGGAAATACAGGATCTGTCCGATATTGTAAAGGACACAGAGTTTTCGGTATTTTCTTCGGCTATTGCCGCAGGCGGCAGTGTAAGAGCTATCGTTGCAAAGAATGCCGCAGGTGTTCTTACAAGAAAGGAAATCGACAAGCTGACCGAGTTCTCAAAGGGAATCGGCGCAAAGGGTCTTGCATATATCCGCTGGCATGATGATGCGCCTAACTGCTCGTTTGCAAAGTTCCTTAAAGAAGGCGAGCTTGACGCTATACTTTCGCACCTCGGCTGTGAAAAGGGAGATGTAGTGCTTATCGTTGCGGACAAGAACAAGGTTACGCTCCCCGTACTCGGCGCTCTGCGTCTTAAGGTCGGCAAGCAGATAGGCATAGTACCCGACAGCGGATACAACTTCTTATGGATTACCGAGTTCCCGTTCTTCGAGTGGGACGATGAGTCGGAAAGCTGGCTTGCTATGCACCATCCGTTCACGATGCCTATGGAGGAGTGCCTTGAGTATCTTGATACCGACAAGGGCAAGGTAAGAGCGAAGGCTTATGACCTTGTACTCAACGGCATCGAGCTTTGCAGTGGTTCTATCCGTATCACAGACCCCGAGCTTCAAGAGAGAATGTTCAGACTGCTCGGTCTTACCGATAAGGAGATTGAAGAAAAGTTCGGCTTCCTTGTTGACGCATACAAGTATGCCGCACCTCCGCACGGTGGTCTTGGTATAGGTCTTGACAGGCTTTCGATGCTCCTTTGCGGTGCAGACAGCCTGAGAGATGTAGTCGCTTTCCCGAAGGTAAAGGACGCAAGCGAGCTTATGTCACAGTGTCCGTCGGCAGTTGACGATAAACAGCTTGAGGAGCTTCATATAAGGACTGTGGTTTCGGAAGAATAACCGTAATTTGAAGTACGGAAAAATTCAATAGGTTCAGAGCGCACGAGAAATCGTGCGTTCTTTTTTTATACCCTCCTGCATAGACTTTACTAAACAAAAAAGACAAGCTGAAAGGAAATGAAAAAAATGATAGAAAGTAAAACCTGCGAATACGATACAGCGATACGCTGTGCGGTAAGAATTTTTCCCGGTCTTGCATCGGTGCCGAATGCGATACGGCAGACAGCGGAAGAAATCCGTATAAGGAGCGGCTATCCGATAATAATCCGCACGGGAATGCAAAACCATATAACGCAGATAACGCCCGACAGCGAAATGCTGGCAGAGTGCATAAGCGCAATATGTCAAAATTCGCTCCATACTTATGAAAAAGATATTGCCAACGGATTTATAACGCTGTACGGCGGTCACAGGGCAGGATTATGCGGTACTGCGGTGTACGGCAACGGCGGGCTTCAGACGGTGAAGAATTTCAGCTCGATAAACATAAGGATAGCAAGACAGCATTACGGGGCGGCAAGGGATTTGCTGCCGCTGTTTGAAAGCAAGTGCAGAAGCAGAGGACTTCTGATAGTAGGGAGGGCACTGAGCGGAAAAACCACTATACTGCGTGATTTATGCAGATGCATAGGAGGAATGTTCAGGGTTTCACTTATTGATGAACGGCAAGAGATAGCGGCGGTGTATAACGGGAAGCCGTGTCTTGATGTGGGGCTTATGACCGATGTTTTCAGCGGATACGGCAAGTCGGACGGGATAATAAGGGCGGTGCGCTGTATGTCGCCCGATTATATCGTGACAGATGAACTTGGGGCTGATGCGGAAAGTATAAGGCAGGCGGTGAATTCGGGGTCGGGGCTGATAATGACGGCTCACGCAGACAGCATCGAGGAGGCTTATCGCAACGAGGGTATAAGGACGGTTATCGACAGCGGAGCGATACAGCATATAGCACTTGTGCAAAGCCACAGGATAACAGCGGTAAAACAGCTTATCACTGCCGAAGCGAATGCCGTGTGTACGATATGAACGGTATGACGGGAATTGTTATATTCCTGCTGACTACGCTCAGCGGCGGTGCGACGGGTATGTATTTTTCGGGCAGGCTGAGTGAGCGGTGCAGGGTAATCAACTCGTATATAACGCTTGTGCAGAGTATGAACTGCTATATAGGCTTCAGCGGATACAAGCTGGCTGAAATTTTCAGAGCGGAGCAAAAAAGCTCCGGCTGTTACATTTCGGACAAACTTGTTGAACTCAGCGAAAACGGCGGTGATATAAGTGGTGAGTGGGATATATGCGTGTCGAAAAGCGGTTATCTGAAAGAGAATGACAGGCAGATATTATCCGAGCTTGGCAGGACTATCGGCAAAAGCAATACAGATGGCGAAACGGCTGTACTCGCACTTGCCGGACAGCGTCTTTCCTTTCAGCTGAAAACCGCCGAGGAGGAAAGAAAACGCAAGGGCAGATTGTACACAACGCTTGGGATAATGCTCGGTGCGGCGGTCGGAATAATGCTGATATAGAAAGCGGCGGTGTAGTATGAATGTAGATTTTATTTTCAAGATTGCGGCGATAGGTATCGTTGTAGCCGTTCTCAATCAGCTTCTGCAACGCTCGGGCAGAGAGGAGCAGGCAATGATGACTACTATAGCAGGGCTTATCGTTGTGCTGATGATGATAGTAACAGAGATAAGCAATCTGTTCGACACAATCAAAAGTATTTTCAATCTATAGGCGGAAAGCAAGGAACGGTAAATATGAATATAATTGCATTTGTCGGAGCCGGCATTATCGGAGCCGTTCTGTCATCGGTATTAAAGCAGTACAAGCCTGAATTCAGCATCTATATAACGCTGATAACGGGTATGCTTATGCTGGGTGCGGCTGTGTCGGCAGTAAAGCCTGTGATAGAAACCGTATCGGGCTATCTCGAAACAGCCGTTCCGGATTCGTCATACGCTGAAGTGCTGGTAAAATCGCTTGCCGTATGCTATATAACGCAAATGGCATCGGACAGCTGCAGTGACGCAGGCGAAAAGTCGATAGCGTCTAAGATAGAGCTTGCAGGCAAGTTTGCGATAGTCAT
This window of the [Eubacterium] siraeum genome carries:
- the spoIIIAC gene encoding stage III sporulation protein AC: MNVDFIFKIAAIGIVVAVLNQLLQRSGREEQAMMTTIAGLIVVLMMIVTEISNLFDTIKSIFNL
- a CDS encoding stage III sporulation protein AB; translation: MNGMTGIVIFLLTTLSGGATGMYFSGRLSERCRVINSYITLVQSMNCYIGFSGYKLAEIFRAEQKSSGCYISDKLVELSENGGDISGEWDICVSKSGYLKENDRQILSELGRTIGKSNTDGETAVLALAGQRLSFQLKTAEEERKRKGRLYTTLGIMLGAAVGIMLI
- a CDS encoding stage III sporulation AC/AD family protein, which translates into the protein MNIIAFVGAGIIGAVLSSVLKQYKPEFSIYITLITGMLMLGAAVSAVKPVIETVSGYLETAVPDSSYAEVLVKSLAVCYITQMASDSCSDAGEKSIASKIELAGKFAIVILALPVFSRLMEVIKQLLQ